In one window of Fulvia fulva chromosome 5, complete sequence DNA:
- a CDS encoding Pre-mRNA-splicing factor isy1, with amino-acid sequence MARNAEKAQSMLFRFRAQQASDLGIIDVNHTRRPKAISQVEDIKTCERWRGQVLKEISRKVSRIQDPALSDYQVRDINDELNKLFREKWQWEMRIKELGGPNYMRGGTRVTDDEGRLIEGGGKGYRYFGRARELPGVKELFEAATQKPEKEVKDTRHDLNKRVDAGYYGYNLDEEDGVLLKYEAQKEKDAFETLMAEDEPADPTWEPLPGHGGDGTLWKLPMAEEVEAELLERRKRKLLDKI; translated from the coding sequence ATGGCCCGAAATGCGGAAAAGGCGCAGTCTATGCTGTTTCGCTTCCGCGCGCAACAAGCATCCGACTTGGGCATCATCGACGTGAATCACACCCGCCGACCGAAGGCCATCTCCCAGGTGGAAGATATCAAGACGTGTGAGCGCTGGCGAGGCCAAGTACTCAAGGAAATCAGCAGGAAAGTATCGCGAATCCAGGATCCGGCGTTGAGCGACTACCAGGTCAGAGATATCAACGACGAGCTCAACAAACTCTTCCGCGAAAAATGGCAGTGGGAGATGCGCATCAAAGAATTGGGCGGGCCGAACTACATGCGCGGAGGCACACGAGTGACAGACGATGAGGGGAGGCTCATAGAAGGTGGTGGGAAAGGATATCGATATTTCGGCCGGGCGCGAGAACTTCCCGGTGTGAAAGAGCTGTTCGAGGCAGCTACGCAGAAGCCGGAGAAGGAAGTCAAGGATACGAGGCATGATCTAAATAAGCGTGTGGATGCTGGCTATTATGGCTACAACTTGGACGAAGAAGACGGTGTCCTGCTCAAGTACGAGGCACAGAAGGAGAAAGACGCCTTTGAGACGCTCATGGCTGAGGACGAGCCAGCAGATCCTACTTGGGAGCCTTTACCCGGCCATGGAGGAGATGGTACTCTGTGGAAGCTCCCCATGGCAGAGGAGGTCGAGGCTGAGCTACTTGAAAGACGAAAGCGGAAACTGCTGGACAAGATATGA
- a CDS encoding High-affinity nicotinic acid transporter: MDTDTAKRPVYFDDHDLETSKLEKVDSPATSDDNDPFNWFTPEQGRKIKHKIDRRLVLMLGTMYCVSLMDRTNLSNAAIAGMRTDLGLTGNNRYAIITLVFFVTYTILQPLATPLTRKIGPRVFLSTICTLWGIVMIGMGVINNWTQLVGLRVVLGVFEAGYFPGAVYLLSTWFVRYDVGKRYAVFYMIGSLASAASGILAYGLMQMQGLAGYSGWRWIFIMEGIITVLIGLAGFIFVVGFPDQEAWKTWGFLNEREVRYVMATVDRDRGDVSTEAFTLKRFLTPALDAKVWGFAMIFLCTTMIAYALAFFLPIILRLGMGFSIAESQCLVAPPYAFAAVVMYAESWLGDKYHVRGPQLIFNAVVAIVGLVLMGWTQASGVRYFGVFICCAGVQANVVMAMSFQANNIRGQWKRAFCSASLVGFGGIGGIAGSLVFREQDIPRYRPGLWACITACLITVLITSVLQFVFWKQNKAADRGEKEIEGGGPSFRYTL; this comes from the exons ATGGACACCGACACAGCCAAGCGGCCAGTCTACTTTGATGACCATGATCTCGAGACTTCCAAGCTGGAGAAGGTCGACTCTCCAGCCACATCAGACGACAATGATCCCTTCAACTGGTTCACGCCTGAGCAAGGTCGAAAGATCAAGCACAAGATCGATCGACGGCTAGTACTTATGCTTGGAACAAT GTATTGTGTATCCCTGATGGACCGCACGAATTTGTCGAATGCTGCTATCGCTGGCATGAGAACTGATCTTGGCCTGACTGGAAATAACCGCTAC GCCATCATTACCCTGGTCTTCTTTGTAACGTACACGATCCTTCAACCACTCGCCACACCCCTCACCAGGAAGATCGGTCCACGGGTCTTCTTGTCGACCATTTGCACTCTCTGGGGTATCGTTATGATTGGAATGGGCGTTATCAACAACTGGACTCAGCTCGTTGGTCTGCGTGTCGTGCTCGGTGTCTTCGAGGCAGGCTACTTCCCTGGAGCTGTATACCTACTCTCCACGTGGTTCGTACGCTATGATGTGGGCAAGCGCTACGCTGTATTCTACATGATCGGTTCTTTGGCCTCTGCGGCTTCGGGTATCCTTGCATATGGTCTCATGCAGATGCAAGGCCTGGCTGGGTACAGCGGATGGAGATG GATCTTCATCATGGAAGGTATCATCACCGTCCTCATCGGCCTGGCAGGCTTCATTTTCGTGGTAGGCTTCCCAGACCAGGAAGCGTGGAAGACCTGGGGCTTCCTCAACGAACGCGAAGTACGCTATGTCATGGCCACCGTCGATCGTGACCGCGGTGATGTATCGACCGAAGCTTTCACCCTGAAGCGCTTCCTGACTCCAGCACTTGACGCCAAAGTATGGGGCTTCGCCATGATCTTCCTTTGCACAACTATGATCGCATACGCCCTGGCTTTCTTCCTGCCCATCATCCTCAGGCTTGGCATGGGATTCTCCATCGCGGAGTCGCAATGCTTGGTCGCTCCGCCATATGCCTTTGCGGCTGTGGTCATGTACGCCGAGTCTTGGCTAGGCGACAAGTACCACGTGCGGGGACCCCAGCTCATCTTCAACGCTGTCGTCGCCATCGTGGGGCTCGTCCTGATGGGCTGGACCCAAGCAAGCGGCGTGAGATACTTTGGCGTCTTCATCTGCTGCGCTGGTGTGCAGGCGAACGTTGTCATGGCTATGTCCTTCCAAGCCAACAATATCCGAGGACAGTGGAAGCGTGCCTTCTGCTCGGCCAGTCTGGTCGGCTTTGGCGGTATCGGTGGTATTGCTGGCTCGTTGGTGTTCCGAGAGCAAGACATTCCACGATACCGGCCAGGACTGTGGGCTTGCATCACAGCTTGCTTGATCACGGTGCTCATCACTTCGGTTCTGCAGTTCGTGTTCTGGAAGCAGAACAAGGCTGCTGACCGGGGCGAGAAGGAGATTGAGGGTGGTGGTCCATCCTTCCGTTATACTTTGTAG
- a CDS encoding Altered inheritance of mitochondria protein 6, producing the protein MTLGMIHLVLVIAGGSHFYWSFNDNQLLPDWGLPGHPGAGLVHYPTDATRDVLPIPVHSHSDYWRSRPLCDALSWGCMSVEADVWHFPGDSELYVGHKTRSLTKDRTFRRMYVDPIVELLDVMNEAAGVGDAGDYNTTRRGVFDRDPAQTLVLMVDLKTAGADTVDAVSTELAALRSKEYLSHWDGSQLQIRAVTVVASGNTPFDQIIAAGQHRDIFIDAPLEDLSTKSYNASNSYYASVSFKKAVGHVWNGQLSSEQMRTIQNQISEAHQRGLKARYWDTPAWPINLRNHVWDVLMSAGADVLNADDLKAAALSDWKRRVHGLWY; encoded by the exons ATGACCTT AGGGATGATTCACCTAGTTTTAGTGATCGCAGGCGGTTCGCACTTTTACTGGAGTTTTAACGACAATCAACTACTTCCAGATTGGGGTCTGCCAGGGCATCCAGGCGCCGGCTTGGTCCACTACCCTACAGATGCCACTCGAGACGTTCTTCCCATTCCTGTGCACTCGCATAGCGACTACTGGAGGAGCAGACCCTTGTGCGATGCCTTGTCTTGGGGCTGCATGAGCGTAGAGGCCGACGTCTGGCACTTCCCTGGAGACAGCGAGCTCTATGTGGGACACAAGACAAGGTCGTTGACCAAGGATCGAACGTTCCGGAGAATGTATGTCGATCCGATTGTCGAGCTGTTGGATGTCATGAATGAAGCAGCAGGCGTGGGCGATGCTGGAGACTACAACACAACACGGCGCGGAGTCTTTGATAGAGACCCGGCTCAGACTCT TGTCCTGATGGTCGACCTGAAAACAGCCGGCGCGGATACGGTGGATGCGGTGTCAACTGAACTGGCCGCCCTACGCTCCAAAGAATATCTTTCGCACTGGGACGGTTCCCAGCTACAAATTCGAGCAGTAACCGTTGTAGCCTCCGGAAACACGCCATTTGACCAGATCATTGCTGCAGGCCAGCATCGCGATATCTTCATCGATGCTCCACTGGAAGACCTCTCAACCAAAAGCTATAATGCTAGCAACTCGTACTATGCAAGCGTATCGTTCAAAAAGGCCGTAGGACATGTTTGGAACGGCCAGCTGTCTTCGGAGCAGATGCGAACTATCCAGAACCAGATATCGGAAGCGCATCAGAGAGGCCTGAAGGCCAGGTATTGGGACACACCAG CTTGGCCTATCAACCTAAGGAATCACGTTTGGGATGTTCTGATGTCTGCGGGTGCTGATGTACTGAATGCCGATGATCTGAAGGCAGCGGCATTATCGGATTGGAAGAGGCGTGTGCATGGTCTGTGGTACTAG
- a CDS encoding Serine/threonine-protein kinase BRSK1, whose protein sequence is MVPASHGEPSQPAAPNSASPKSRHSRPAFSSEDDPSPFVQPSSPMMAGESLLARHLSAGQDHSVRQEQADRESQSHHRDAPRIHKPKTTRWLIGSPSEDRLDSMTRSSSRRTRSPENQSPDLTATPQPTVTTSNLERLPTASLTSASTISQSDVLGSPSSPQNLGSLADSIESIASKLVVSPQTIPETSTIHHSLPSPLMSPSASFVDDPLSRHSSTRSMRVPRSQRGPPTRRSSRRSESTHTSSSPAHAFLSSWGKSNIEEPPPEPKPDDEGQSVGLNNEYIVGRTINRGGFGVIKEVHSIDESGRRTMRAVKIVRKAIQGVSESLNEKAQQECEHEVSIWRYLKHRHVLGLHAVYETDFATFCVMDLNVGGTLWDLVRKTRSDAAKDSARKGLAPRLARSYAFQLACALRYLHEDIRVCHRDVKLENCLIDMSAPNADEKGGNLRLCDFGLADFLHSSSIDEGEPPTERFSEHLSLSTELPVPTVSSIIGTLEYASPKGLTVNRKLFETAGDVWAFGVIVYALCTGNLPFRHPMPSKTAELILRADWDEAALRDAAAGGPDVIDLVKGCLEKDLDMRFTISDALRSPWFEGCYEELEEETTSGGWS, encoded by the exons ATGGTTCCGGCGTCTCATGGCGAGCCTTCTCAGCCAGCCGCGCCGAACAGCGCTTCGCCGAAGTCGAGGCACTCCAGGCCAGCCTTCAGCAGCGAGGACGATCCATCTCCTTTTGTCCAACCGTCGTCACCGATGATGGCCGGCGAATCCCTCTTAGCCCGACATCTGAGCGCGGGCCAGGACCACTCGGTGCGGCAAGAGCAGGCAGACAGGGAAAGTCAAAGTCACCACCGCGACGCGCCAAGGATACACAAACCGAAGACGACGAGATGGCTGATAGGGAGCCCGTCGGAGGACCGGTTGGACTCTATGACCCGGTCAAGTTCAAGACGAACCCGTTCACCG GAGAACCAGTCGCCAGATCTAACAGCAACACCTCAGCCAACGGTGACGACAAGCAACTTAGAAAGGCTACCGACAGCGTCCCTGACATCCGCATCGACGATATCTCAAAGTGATGTCTTGGGGTCACCTAGTTCACCTCAAAACCTCGGCTCCCTGGCAGACTCGATCGAGTCGATTGCCTCAAAGCTGGTCGTGTCTCCTCAGACAATCCCTGAGACGTCAACGATTCACCATTCTTTGCCTTCGCCATTGATGTCGCCTTCAGCTAGCTTCGTGGATGATCCGCTTAGTAGACATTCGAGCACGAGGTCCATGCGCGTGCCTCGATCCCAGCGGGGTCCGCCTACTCGACGATCTTCCCGCCGCTCAGAATCTACTCACACATCGTCCAGTCCTGCTCACGCGTTCCTATCAAGCTGGGGCAAGTCAAACATAGAAGAGCCGCCACCGGAGCCCAAGCCAGATGACGAGGGCCAGTCGGTAGGTCTAAACAACGAGTACATCGTCGGCCGCACGATCAACAGGGGAGGTTTCGGTGTCATCAAGGAAGTTCATTCAATTGATGAAAGCGGTAGACGGACGATGCGCGCTGTAAAAATTGTTCGCAAGGCGATACAAGGTGTGTCTGAGTCCTTGAACGAGAAAGCGCAGCAGGAATGCGAGCACGAAGTTTCGATCTGGCGTTACCTTAAGCACCGGCATGTGCTGGGGTTGCATGCAGTCTACGAAACGGATTTTGCCACGTTTTGTGTTATGGATCTGAATGTCGGTGGCACTCTATGGGACCTGGTACGCAAGACTCGGTCGGATGCTGCAAAAGATAGTGCTCGAAAAGGTCTGGCACCGCGCCTTGCGAGAAGCTACGCCTTTCAGCTGGCGTGTGCACTGAGATATCTGCACGAGGACATCAGAGTCTGCCATCGGGATGTAAAGCTGGAGAACTGCCTCATAGACATGTCAGCACCGAATGCGGACGAGAAGGGCGGAAATCTTCGACTTTGCGATTTCGGGCTTGCCGATTTCCTCCACAGTTCAAGTATCGACGAAGGCGAGCCGCCCACTGAGCGCTTCAGCGAGCATCTGTCCTTGTCCACGGAGCTGCCAGTTCCTACAGTTTCTTCCATCATCGGTACGCTCGAATACGCCTCACCCAAAGGACTGACTGTCAATCGCAAACTGTTTGAGACGGCTGGTGATGTCTGGGCTTTCGGCGTTATCGTCTACGCTTTATGTACTGGCAACCTGCCCTTCAGACACCCCATGCCGAGCAAGACGGCCGAGCTGATCTTGCGCGCCGACTGGGATGAAGCAGCTCTTCGAGATGCTGCAGCTGGTGGGCCGGACGTCATTGATCTGGTCAAGGGATGCCTGGAGAAGGATCTGGACATGCGTTTCACCATCAGCGATGCACTCCGCTCTCCTTGGTTCGAAGGATGCTACGAAGAGCTGGAAGAAGAGACCACCTCTGGAGGCTGGAGTTGA